From a single Lolium rigidum isolate FL_2022 chromosome 7, APGP_CSIRO_Lrig_0.1, whole genome shotgun sequence genomic region:
- the LOC124677351 gene encoding non-specific lipid-transfer protein 3-like — MSMRGLLVLALVVVAAAALTAPRGAYGAGECGSTPADRMALKLAPCASAGQDPKSAPSSGCCTAVHTIGKQSPKCLCAVMLSRTAKSAGIKPEDAITIPKRCNLVDRPVGYKCGAYTLP; from the exons ATGTCGATGAGGGGTCTGCTGGTGCTCGCTctggtggtcgtggccgcggcggcgCTCACCGCACCGCGTGGCGCGTACGGTGCCGGCGAGTGCGGGTCGACGCCGGCGGACAGGATGGCGCTGAAGCTGGCGCCGTGCGCGTCGGCGGGGCAGGACCCCAAATCGGCGCCGTCCAGCGGGTGCTGCACGGCGGTGCACACCATCGGGAAGCAGAGCCCCAAGTGCCTCTGCGCCGTCATGCTCTCCCGCACCGCCAAGAGCGCCGGCATCAAGCCGGAGGACGCCATCACCATCCCCAAGCGCTGCAACCTAGTCGACCGCCCGGTCGGCTACAAGTGCGGAG CTTACACTCTGCCGTGA